A window of Nitrospiria bacterium genomic DNA:
CCGTGGCTTGGAAAGGGAAAAAGGATTGCGAACTGGGGTCCTGGGGCCAAAAATATTTTATTTTTTCCATTAACCCTTTTATCATTTGTTTTTTTAATGGCCGTGTTCCTCAGGGTTTTCCTGTACCGTGCAGGAATTTTCACTACGCAAAAACTCAACTGTAAGGTGGTCAGTGTTGGCAATTTAACTGTTGGAGGTACCGGGAAAACTCCCTTGATATTGGCAATGGCCAAACAATTTCGTGATTTGGGAGAACGGGTTGTGGTCATCAGCAGGGGATATAAAGGAAGAAAAAAGGAAAAAATAACGATTGCCTCTCAAGGCGATGGGCCTCTGGTTTCCTGGGAAGAAGTGGGTGAAGAACCTTTTTTATTGGCCGACCGATGCGAGGGGGTTCCTGTCTTGGTGGGAAAAAACCGTTATGAGGTGGGGCGGTTTGCTTTGGAAAATTTTCGACCCACGGTTATTCTTTTGGATGATGGTTTTCAGCATCTAAAGCTTTTTCGGGATTTAAATGTTCTTTTGATTGATTGCACCGCTCCCTTCGGAAATGGTTATCTTCTTCCCCGGGGTCCACTCAGGGAACCTTTATCCCATATCAAAAGGGCATCCGCCATTGTTTTTAGCCGTGTGAGCCAATCAAAAAACCTACAACAGATAAAACAAAAAATTGAACCTTGGATTGAGGAGAAACCTGTTTTTCATTTAAATTTTTTTCCGATGGGTTTTGTTTCTATCGGAACCAAAAAGGAAGAGGACCTTACCCTGGTGAAGGGGAAAAAAATTTTGGCCGTTTCCGGAATCGGAAATCCTTTTAATTTTCACCAAACCCTTTTGAAATTAGGTCCCCAAGAGGTTTTAGAAAAAGTATTTCCGGATCATTATTTTTATTCCCGTCGGGATTTTAAAAAAATACTGGATGCCGGTAAAGGGATGGATTGTATTATTACGACCGAGAAAGATGGGGTTAAGCTCGAACGTTTTCTTGGGAAGGGATCTTCCTTATGGGCCTTGAGGATCGAGGGAAGAATTACGGAAGGAGAGGAATGGATGGATTTTCTAACCAAAAACAATCACGGTTTTGAATAGAGGGATCATGAGAAGGTTCCAAATTCATTGGTTTTTTGAGTGGTCCGGGGTCATGTTATTTGTGGGCTTGTGTAACCTATTACCCCTACCTTGGGCTTTGGAGATGGGGAAAAAACTTGGCCTCTTGGCCTGGAAATTTGATAAACGGGATCGGACCATTTCCCTCATTAATCTCCAAAATGCATTTCAGGGAGTCAAGAGT
This region includes:
- the lpxK gene encoding tetraacyldisaccharide 4'-kinase; this translates as MEPWLGKGKRIANWGPGAKNILFFPLTLLSFVFLMAVFLRVFLYRAGIFTTQKLNCKVVSVGNLTVGGTGKTPLILAMAKQFRDLGERVVVISRGYKGRKKEKITIASQGDGPLVSWEEVGEEPFLLADRCEGVPVLVGKNRYEVGRFALENFRPTVILLDDGFQHLKLFRDLNVLLIDCTAPFGNGYLLPRGPLREPLSHIKRASAIVFSRVSQSKNLQQIKQKIEPWIEEKPVFHLNFFPMGFVSIGTKKEEDLTLVKGKKILAVSGIGNPFNFHQTLLKLGPQEVLEKVFPDHYFYSRRDFKKILDAGKGMDCIITTEKDGVKLERFLGKGSSLWALRIEGRITEGEEWMDFLTKNNHGFE